TTAACATCAAAATCAAAATGCTAAGTGAACTTTATACATGTAAAAGTTATTAAATTTacaatgataaattttttcattttagtaaaaaatatttcttcaaaatcactaatagtttaatcattttatcttttaacatatttatctatcaacttttttatatataaatataaaattaatcaaaacatatGAAAGGTTACAAAAACAAGGTAAAAGTTTCCACATTTTGAATGATCATAAATGACATTGACATAAATTATTGTTTGATATTTTGTTTCCTATTAATAAGTTGTTGTTGAATGCTCGGTCGGTAACCCTTTGACATTTTATacgaaaatgaaaatgaaaataaaaaagaaaaataaaatcgtCTCATGGCAATGGAAACATAAAATTGATTTCGGTGTGTTTTAAATCAACATTACAGAGTAGCACTTAGAGCATTGTTAATGGTGTGCAAAATGTTGGTACTTAGGGGAAAATAAGGGGGAAAAGTTAAATTTAAGGCTTAATGGTGTGCAAAATTTTGCACTTAAGGagtgcaaaatcaaaaaccgtTTTGCCATGAGTATTTTTTAGATTTGAAGTGGGGAAATTCACCCAATTTAAATCCGCCACGTGGCATTACATAAAAAAAATCATGTAACGATTATTTTTCAACAgaaaattatttatattttctattcataaaaaaaaaaaaaaaattaccatcATTCATAAAAATTCAAGATCTAAAAATAGACATCCACTTTGATATAATGTAACGCactttttttcatttctctctcttatttgcttatttacaactgtaTGCACCAAAAACTTAATTACTCATTTTctagttttttttgttgttgttggaaaGATAAGTAGGGCTGTAGGGGTAGAATTGAGTGAAAAAATGGGTACAGAGAGAGGGGTGAAGAGTTTTTTCCCCCTTGATTAACAATGGTATTAGGGTTAAGTGTAAATAACGTTATTTGTTAATTAGGGGAGTGCAAAATATATGGATAACTAAAACTCGAAATCACTAATTTAAATCGAAAATATGGATAGCCGGGCATATAAATTGTCACTTGTATATTGCCAAACTAAATTAGCTTTCGTGCATGTACTAATATTGTAAAATTATTTGATTGAAATATCTGTCTCCCTGAATTTACCGCATGCATTAATCATCTATTTTGAAGATACTCAATTCCCTCACTAaatttaataaatcttgaacataGTCATTTTATCATCTTGTCATCTAATGTAGAGTACGGAGTATGTAATTTTCGTCCTATTTcgtatattatatatttatatgtttaatatgctaTTTTGATCAAAATATCTGGTATACTTATATGCCAATTTgtccaaaatattgagtaaatatatatattttccattattaataatAACGATTTGAGTAAAGTATTACCATAAATCATTTTTCTAGCAAATTAGTATTATGTGGCATATATTATTTCCATAAcgtgtaaaaaaatattttttctataCACATAAcagtaaataaataagaaactaaaattttaaagttaatttatttGTTGCAAAATTTGTTTGATGAATCTTTTATGATTCTTGATTCGGCAATGATGAAACTAAAAACCTGCCAAAACTCAACTCAAATGTGCCAATTCTTTTCATTTGACATCAATTATCCCGTCTTTTTTGTTGAAGAAAGAGTTTTAAAACAAAGCTTTACAATCGTTTAACCATAGAGTGATAGAGTATTTGACAATCGTGTTAATTTTTGATAAAGAAGACTTGGTACTTTGTATGGAGTATTGTACTTCGTAATTCTTTAACATTTGGGCATCGTAATTGCTCCTTCAATTACACTTTTATTAAAGCTTTTACagattactccctctgtatttatttaagtgatacacttgtctttttcggccgtatttatttaagagatacacttgccatttttagtaacttatcaaccccaccatctaattaaataatctatatacaccccatccccacctccaatcccctaaaatgacatggtccccacttgttttacttattaaaatatctacccaaccccacttgtttaattactttattacattcaattctttttcttgatacccgtgcccaaccaagtgtatctcttaaataaatacggagggagtaatttgcTTTTGTTTTTCCTTACCTTTTTTAGGAGTACAACAGTAAACTAATTGACGATATGACAGTCAACCCTCCTccttaattataaaaaaaaggaaataagaAAAGGGGAacagtaaaaaaataaatagaatggGAAAAGTAAAGTGGATTTCAGAATCTGAGTACCAGCCAATTTTAATAAAGTTCCAAGATTTCCTCCCAAAGATTTCCATTTCAATGGACAGAGAAAAACTAAAAACttataaacaaaattaaaataaattaaatttccaCTTAGTATAAAAATTCCCCCACTTCTTCCATCTCTCATCTCTTACCTCATTCCCTTTTCCCTTTTCTACCCTCTCAACACTTTTCTTCTCCCCCCTCCACTTCCCAAATTacaattataatttaaattaaatatacagaACTTTCCTAAAATAGTGTTGATAGGATGATGAATATAGCAAGGAACGGCATCGTTTCGAACCGGCGATGGAAGTCGGAATCTGGAATTGATTTGGATTCGCAAGCCGAAGCTCATGTTCTAGCTGTTGATGACAGTCTCATTGATCGTAAAGTTATTGAGAGATTACTCAAAACCACTTCCTGTAAAGGTATTAATTCTACTTTTACATAATTGAAAGCTTCTTAACTGGAATTTCAATGGCGGATTTTCTGATTATCTTTTAAAAATTGCAGTTACGGCAGTTGATAGTGGAATGAGAGCTTTGCAGTATCTTGGATTAGTTGAAGATCAGAGAAGCTCCGTTGTTGATGTGAGtttgatttatgttttttttctttttaatttattgacattacattttgttaatttcaattTATTGATAAAAATTGCATTGTGCTTTTGTCTAGGGATTGAAGGTTGATTTAATCATAACTGATTACTGTATGCCTGGAATGACGGGATATGAACTCCTCAAAAAAATCAAGGTatgcttcttctttttctaaTTTAAATACTCGGTCCGTTTCATAGcttaaaaaaaagtgaaaaagtgAAATGAGGCTATGAAGATGGTATAATAATGTTACTGaatgattattaattattttttctaaaaatagCAGGAATCATCAAGTTTCAAGGAAACTCCGGTAGTAATCATGTCTTCCGAGAATGTTATGGCGCGAATCGACCGGTAATTTCCTTTCAATTTTAGATTTTTGaaattgattggttcaattgtaatttttccttttgaggGATGATTTAATTGTAATTCATTCAATTTTGAGTGACAttttgataattaattaattttttaatataaaaattgattttgaacaGATGTTTTGAAGAAGGAGCAGAGGATTTCATACTAAAGCCAGTGAAATTATCCGATGTGAAACGGATTAGAAACTACATGAGTAAAGAAGATGGATCCAACGGTAGAGAAAGCGGGATCAATAAAAGAAAACACATGGAAGGCTCAGATCACTCCTCTACTGATTCTGAATCACCTCCTTTATCAAGATCTCCATCGTCCGATTCATCATCATCAACCTCATCAGAGTATCCTCTCTCCTCGTCGCAATCACCACCATCAACCCCTCTCTCCCCTTGTGAGCCGTTAGATTTACCAACAACACCATCTTCCCCCTCTGGACCGTTGGATTGCCTTACACCTGATTCTCCCTCTCCTGAACAATCTGAACCGTTGGATTCACCAACTAGACGCCTTAAGATGAGTCTCTCTGACCTTCCTGGGCCCACCTCTTGATCGGTCGGTCCAGGTTGGATATTGTTTTATATTATGGGAGAAAAAAGCCGGCAAAATTGGAGAAATGTCCGTCCAGAGTATCAATGCGTTTTTTTTTGCTTGCCGGCGTTTCGGTACATCTAacgtttttctttctttttttaattttacttttTGTATTTTGTGATGTTTTTTAAAATCTTTTTTGGACGGAAAATTATAGGATTACTTAATTATGATACTAAAATTAGCTTAAGAATTCCTTTAATTTCCACTGTAAAGTAATGGAACCACCCGTTTTGGATTACTTAATACTCGTACTTCGTAAGACGTTTGTTTAATTTGCATGATCAATCGTTTCAAATTACGTAacatcttaattaattaattaattaattaattagagtaatATTGCGTATACTACGTTATTCTTTTGACAGTTAAATCTAATGCATCACGTCTTGTACTACTTTTTCAATATGAAAGTTATAGTCTACTCCGTATAGAGTACGTAATACTAAGTATTATATACTCGTATTAGACATAGTTTGTGATTGAATTCTCACTAATATAACGCCTATTTAGATTGAAGGAACAAGATAGTTTGGAAATTGTTTGAGCTAGTAGAACTAACACTTTGTGTTGTGCCGGGTTAGAGATTCTTAACTTTATGAGCGAGGGATCTTATCTAGTCTATGCTATTTTCTCCATAATTCCTTAAACTAAAATATTCTACTTGTTGGGAACAAGGGAGAATTCAAATTTAAGATATTCCGACCCTCGTAAAACCAACATATTAccgatatttttataattttttatgaaGCATAGGAACTTAGCTATGAACATGAATTGAGTTCGGATAGACATTTTTAGGGGAGACCGAAGGGTTATACAaagtattatttttatattttactttTTGGATGATTGTATTAATTGGGTTAGCTTGATGTAGTTATCTTAAAGATCTTGTTTTAAGATTTTGATCCATATGAaagttttggttagaaaaataaaaagaaattaagGTTTATTGAACATTGATAGTTCAACGGTTAGAGGTATTAAATATGGGCCACATGGGCCATTGGTCTAATTTACGTCAATTCGCAAATCTTGAAAGAGGGTCCGCTGCGATTTAGTAAATCATCATGTTGAAAATTGCATATCAATTTCTTTCCCtcgtttttatgtatttttatttaacttttttGTATACTTTTTGATGTGTCGACGTTATTCATGAGAAATGATTATCTCTTTTCCCACTAGTTTTTGTGGTCAATATTAACTCAtatgaaaaaaaataacattataatTATAAAGCACTTAATTGTTTGATTGGAAAAAATTACTTCAACGACTAGTGaaaattaattttctttttccgTCCGTTCGATTAGTATTTGGCACTAATATAGTTTAAAATAACATATCtagaaataattgaaaaacCAATTGTATTTTAAAAACCATTTGAAAATGTGACTCCGTATGAATAATGGgtgtttgaaattttgaatgaaTGATGTTAATGAATTCATAGACTTCCTCGACTTTCAAATCACGAAACAAATGAAATCACAAAAGACTTTTTATATGTAGACTttctttaaaaacaaaaaagaaagttCCAAATAATCACTctttaagaaaaagaaaaaaaaacaaaaaaaaacagtaCACTCTGTTAATTTCTAAccaagtaatataataatatttcattttgataaaaataaaaagttccaaATAGTGGTAGGAAttgaagggtattttaggaagGTAGAAAACAAAAGGATGGGAAAAAGAATATGGAGTGGGAGGCTGGACTTGTTGTGTTGTTATGATATGGAAAAGATATGAAATGATATGATTCGGATTTAGGGAGGTGGGATTCATATCCCTTGTCTGCTATGCCAAGCAAGAAAACAaccattttttattttgttttattttatttttggtgcaAAGATTTCACAAttgtttataaataataaaattaataaatccataaaATGTTAATAAGTTTAGGTTTGATGAGATGTGCATGTTATCATGTAATCTTAATCTTAATTAAAAATACTGAAAACCATCTTCTTTTTTTCCCTTCTTTTGTAGCTAAATTCAAAAGTAGATCAAACAATAAATACTACACTATGGTTTGTGCCTTTGTGGAGGTGTGTGTGGGTTCCTCTCCTTGCAAGTAGTGACTAAACTATGCAACTAGATAACACTTCTATATACTTCATGCTCTttttgtttaagggaaaaaatatactttatacgaaaatgataaaggtcgcaacatgcgacctttaagccgtgtcacaatgataacatgacatgcttatgtgtcatgatttaaattggaaactaaaatatataacatattttatatgttaaTAAAAAGATagtaaaatcttaatattctaatttgtttccttctttatatcgagtaccttatttacaaattttcatagtaaaaatattgcattgatagtaaaaatattccgCTGACACATTTCCTACGtgtcgcctatatgtaccaattaaattatgacacgtaagattgcgacaactaaatgttgccgcaacttgcgacctttatcatcaccctactttatatattattttggttATTCGAGGTgttaatgaaattttatgttaaTCAGCGACCCTTATATTGTATTCATATGCTAAAATAAAGACTTTTGCATGTAAAATGTGCATTATCAACGAAACTCTATCTCCAACAAAACTTATTTGTGAAATTCTAATCttatttgatttagtaaataaaACGCTAAGTAGTGGTTCTTGAGTCGATGAGATTGACTCATCTATTCAATGTTTGTAAAGTCTCCAATAAGATCATGACATTATCTCAAATTTAGACTCGTAATAGTCTTTTTAGAATATACTGTGTAATATTTTTTCGTAATTAAGAAATAAGATTTTATTGAAACGTTCTTCTCCTAGATAAGCCACGTACGTACATCACGTCATACTTTTGGGAATGGGGAAGGAAGAAGGATAAGGGTATCGCCCATCCCCAAAAAATTCACACCAACTACATATCTAAATTAGGCTAAGTGCTACTTTGTTATATCACACCTTAAATGTAAAAACGAATATTGACATGACGGAAAATACGAAAAGTGACGGCTATCGCCCCTAGTATGTGACTAATTACCCTATTAGTGATGATAAGGCTGACCTTCCCAAGCCGAAATTCCTTTTGATATCGAACCCAAGACCTTGGAGTCATAATATAAAACCGTATTGATTGAGTAACTGCACCAAGTATACTTTATTATATCACCATCAGACATTAAAACACTCAAGTATTGGTTCTCGAGTCGATGAGATTGAAATAAACATGCATCACATTACCCGTTAGTTGACTCTAACTATTCAATGTTTAGCAATGTTTCTAAGAAGATCGTAATTTGATCTCAAATATTGGATTCATAACAATACTTTTAAGGATACTTTAAGTTTTTCTAAAAAGAGATAAACTCTATTGAACAGATACTTCTCACCGAATAAAGAGAATCTACACtcctaaaaatctaaaataccCTTAATAATGACACTAGATACAACTTCGTTTGGTATACTATCAAGCATTAAATGTTTAAAAGGATATCAACGTGGCAAAAAATACGAAAAGCGACGAAAATTGGGCCTAGTACGTGATTGGTTACCCTATTGGGCGATGATAAGGGTGGCCGGGCCGCCGGGGCAAGGCATGTGGTTTTAGGGGAAGAAGGTGGGTCGGGAGAGCGGGTATTTAAAACAGCCAAAAAGGCCGCCAAAATGTAGAGAACCAAAAGGGGAGGCCCGGAGGGGTCCTGGTGTTGTCCCAGGCAGTATCCCCTTTTGGTTGGCAACAATATATCCTGTTTTGCAATTTgattgtatttattttgtcCATATTTTCTTTGGAATTTTTGTGGCAACTACTTTTTTTGTCACCCAAATCTTGTATCTTAAATTAAAGTTTACAAAAACTACCTAACATTATTAAACAGCTTTCAACATTACTTCTTGTTCACCAATAACTACATGCTTATCTCttcttaattatttatttattataataataatattttattattatagaaGTATAATcctattttttattattgatattGATCTACTTTCATAGATTCTGTTTCTGACCAAAAAGATTTTACACGGGGTCGGGAAATCTACCTTTAATATTCTTACTTGTGTGATTTCTAAAAGGTCAATACATTTATTACTCCACAAAGTAAAAAACTGGTCATACCTCATACGGAGTACGTGATAAAAGATGGTCATAGTTGACTTTtgactcatttttttttatatattaatttatcgataaaaaaaaaatcatacggTATTTAGTCCCTCCTTTCTTAATTGTTTGCTCCGTTGCATTGTCAAAGTTTAAAAAGTTTGATCTTTTTTTATGCGTAAAAAGCTTGACCATTAATTCTCAATAACCTACAAGAAATAATATAGcaatgtgagatcttgttaaactTGGTTCAATTATTGTTCAATGTATGCGAGAGTGTTTGGAGGCAAAAAGAGCTTTTTGGAGTGAATTAGAAGTTTGACCTTTAGAAAAAACTAATTTgaagtgtttggttaggagaggtttgaaaaagagttttggggtgaaaaaactaattttgaaaaagctcaTTGTATgagctttttgcaattagaggtttgagaaagtgaatgaaaattactattttgtcCTACCATTGCCTATAATTAGTTAATTACAACGACTACTAACCTTGGTACCCTACATTattttttctcctaaaaacattactcacaCTTCCTTCTTCATTCACCCTATTTGATAGACTCGTTTTTTGTTGTAATgaattttatattagtactttgaagCAAATGAAAGTTATTATAATCCAGTAGCGGATCCAGAAATTTGAGATAGTGGGGtcactatttaaaaattgacgaaactttcactaaaattatttattttttaaaaaaaaattgaaattttaactaaaaaaaaaagaaaaaaaaaaattcaagtggGGTCAAGGACCCCACTGAGGGCACCGTGGCTCCGCCACTGTTATAATCATGCTTGTAACATCATTAGTATACTTCTCTATTTGCAAattatataatttttaatttttaaattaagaataattatttttaaaaaaaagttgttttatttattcaatatttattcaaaaaaataaaagagaaaataATTAACATAATAAATATTAATCTTTGTCGAGTGCACTCTTGCTAAGTTGCTAGTCTAGGGCCTCTAGGCTTACCACTTTTGTTACTCCGTATGTAGCATCTAACAAGAG
This sequence is a window from Spinacia oleracea cultivar Varoflay chromosome 1, BTI_SOV_V1, whole genome shotgun sequence. Protein-coding genes within it:
- the LOC110789541 gene encoding two-component response regulator ARR6 isoform X1, whose product is MMNIARNGIVSNRRWKSESGIDLDSQAEAHVLAVDDSLIDRKVIERLLKTTSCKVTAVDSGMRALQYLGLVEDQRSSVVDGLKVDLIITDYCMPGMTGYELLKKIKQESSSFKETPVVIMSSENVMARIDRCFEEGAEDFILKPVKLSDVKRIRNYMSKEDGSNGRESGINKRKHMEGSDHSSTDSESPPLSRSPSSDSSSSTSSEYPLSSSQSPPSTPLSPCEPLDLPTTPSSPSGPLDCLTPDSPSPEQSEPLDSPTRRLKMSLSDLPGPTS
- the LOC110789541 gene encoding two-component response regulator ARR6 isoform X2 is translated as MMNIARNGIVSNRRWKSESGIDLDSQAEAHVLAVDDSLIDRKVIERLLKTTSCKVTAVDSGMRALQYLGLVEDQRSSVVDGLKVDLIITDYCMPGMTGYELLKKIKESSSFKETPVVIMSSENVMARIDRCFEEGAEDFILKPVKLSDVKRIRNYMSKEDGSNGRESGINKRKHMEGSDHSSTDSESPPLSRSPSSDSSSSTSSEYPLSSSQSPPSTPLSPCEPLDLPTTPSSPSGPLDCLTPDSPSPEQSEPLDSPTRRLKMSLSDLPGPTS